A portion of the Vespula vulgaris chromosome 24, iyVesVulg1.1, whole genome shotgun sequence genome contains these proteins:
- the LOC127072120 gene encoding tectonic-like complex member MKS1 isoform X2, producing MANIQGRKKIAASYRVKEPIRNFKIRVRVAQQKSLLADLFDTENDTRDPNYLEEDERIFRWQEKIFSPFEIEFYNDEKNCVNESQRKYHELIKEKNLQASRLYTYTETDTYYPDENLLTKPYQSYLSIKNQFALPAILNRKPFTLRYNKNVIDDRINDKRIRSNHYFYMERSTMYILVDLSGKDKSDLFHASDVDTETLLCRITYDKMHNILTMYPDFTSDESYMLTTDTGIRYDYWLEHISEIQSTSELEQQQEELRQEMQKLLMYKAAEIPNEIEVTVPNILQIFLNINIVSAHNFSYNGLFITYYIVLPKDWSTKQKERLIGRTQKCYLKDKTAYFDYIMEILLDLHLNILTKNAPITKWPSLLISVASLDSWTRYRIEGYGVVPISLSPGGTYELEDITHCGIPPVYESTTLDKSNLKVVSSGYVKINMNIVHRYNVNTINTNFESKSFERENVNALMNNVENVFEQFKAARERMLQIRNANL from the exons ATGGCAAATAttcaaggaagaaaaaagatcgctGCGAGTTATCGAGTTAAGGAACCTATACGTAACTTTAAAATAAG AGTTAGAGTCGCCCAACAGAAGTCTTTGCTGGCCGACTTGTTCGATACCGAGAACGATACAAGAGATCCGAATTATTTGGAAGAAGACGAACGTATTTTTAGATGGCAAGAGAAGATCTTCAGTCCCTTCGAAATTGAATTTTAcaacgacgaaaaaaattgcGTTAACGAGtctcaaagaaaatatcatgAACTCatcaaggaaaaaaatttgcaaGCCTCGCGTTTGTATACTTATACGGAAACAGATACGTATTATCCCGATGAAAATCTGCTTACGAAGCCTTACCAATCATATTTgtcaattaaaaatcaatttgcaTTGCCAGCAATACTAAATCGTAAACCGTTCACACTGAGGTACAATAAAAATGTGATCGATGATAGAATCAATGATAAGAGAATACGTTccaatcattatttttatatggaaCGTAgtacaatgtatatattagtAGATTTAAGTGGAAAGGATAAATCAGATTTGTTTCATGCATCTGACGTTGATACAGAAACACTTTTATGTAGAATTACTTATGATAAAATGCATAACATTCTTACTATGTACCCTGATTTTACTTCTGATGAATCTTATATGCTTACCACTGATACTGGTATTAGATATGATTATTGGCTTGAACATATTTCTGAAATTCAATCTACATCGGAGTTGGAACAGCAACAAGAAGAATTACGACAA GAGATGCAAAAACTTTTGATGTATAAAGCTGCTGAGATACCTAATGAAATAGAAGTAACAGTGCCAAACATAttacaaatctttttaaacATAAACATTGTTTCTGCAcacaatttttcttacaatGGTTTATTCATAACTTATTATATCGTTCTGCCAAAAGATTGGAGTACGAAGCAAAAAGAACGATTAATTGGGAGGACACagaaatgttatttaaaagataaaactgCATACTTTGATTATATCATGGAAATATTATTGGATTTGCATCTAAATATATTAACTAAAAATGCACCTATTACAAAATGGCCATCTTTGTTAATATCAGTAGCGTCTCTTGATAGTTGGACCAG ataccGTATAGAAGGATATGGAGTAGTACCTATATCGTTATCACCAG GTGGTACTTATGAATTGGAAGATATTACACATTGTGGAATTCCACCGGTATACGAGAGTACGACGTTagataaatcaaatttaaaagTTGTATCAAGTGgttatgttaaaataaatatgaatattgttcatcgatataatgtaaatacaattaatacaaattttgaaAGCAAAtcttttgaaagagagaatgttaaTGCACTTATGAACAATGTAGAAAATGTTTTTGAACAATTCAAAGCAGCTAGAGAACGTATGTTACAAATTAGAAATGCAAATTTATGA
- the LOC127072121 gene encoding rhomboid-related protein 2-like isoform X2 — protein MATNQEGETGITIPLQFNDTHWKSIFEKYDLDGDGKISYQELKAMIRASAYSNDIPANVVRIIMRKADLDDSGYLEYPEFIAMIHRKDMQGVFGHLVQRYVHSMVPQRPTAAQYSTQTSSDFPDGQYEEEYSCRPPAVAMIIISMLEIILFLYDVVEHKSLSMDGPAATLFIYDPHKRYQAWRYLTYMFVHVGVLHLVVNLLVQIMLGIPLEMVHKWWRVLIIYIAGVIAGSLGTSVSDPTVYLAGASGGVYALITAHVATILMNWSEMEFAVLQLLVFLVVTTVDVGQAIYSRYVEVESNNQIGYVAHLAGAVAGLLVGINVLRNLEVKTWEKVVWWASIITYTILMTAAILWNILYPSYYGRV, from the exons ATGGCGACTAATCAGGAAGGAGAGACCGGGATAACTATTCCTTTACAATTTAACGATACG CATTGGAAATctatctttgaaaaatatgacCTAGATGGAGATGGAAAAATCTCGTATCAAGAATTGAAAGCTATGATACGAGCTTCCGCTTATTCCAATGATATTCCCGCTAATGTTGTCCGTATAATAATGCGTAAAGCAGATTTAGACGATTCGGGGTATTTAGAATACCCAGAATTCATTGCTATG ATTCATAGGAAAGATATGCAAGGAGTATTTGGTCATCTTGTACAACGTTATGTACACTCTATGGTGCCTCAAAGACCAACCGCTGCACAATATTCTACTCAAACTTCCAGCGATTTTCCTGATGGGCaatatgaagaagaatatAGTTGTAGACCACCTGCTGTGGCAATGATAATCATATCGATGTtagagattattttatttttatacgacgTAGTTGAACATAAATCTCTTTCCATGGATGGACCAGCAgcaactttatttatttacgatccTCACAAAAGATACCAAGCATGGAGGTATTTGACATATATGTTTGTTCATGTTGG AGTTCTCCATTTGGTGGTTAACTTATTGGTGCAAATTATGCTGGGCATACCTTTGGAAATGGTTCATAAATGGTGGagagtattaattatatacatagcaGGAGTGATAGCTGGATCTCTTGGAACTTCGGTTTCAGATCCTACTGTTTATTTAGCAGGAGCATCCGGTGGTGTGTATGCATTAATCACCGCGCATGTAGCAACGATATTGATGAATTGGTCAGAAATGGAATTTGCCGTCCTTCAATTATTAGTGTTCCTTGTTGTAACTACAGTTGACGTAGGTCAAGCAATATATAGTCGTTACGTTGAAGTAGAATCCAACAATCAGATTGGGTACGTAGCTCATTTGGCTGGAGCTGTAGCTGGACTTCTTGTTGGTATAAACGTGCTTCGTAATCTGGAAGTAAAAACTTGGGAAAAAGTCGTTTGGTGGGCtagtattattacatatacaatTCTTATGACAGCAGCTATTTTgtggaatattttatatccatCGTATTATGGAAGAGTATAA
- the LOC127072117 gene encoding PAX-interacting protein 1-like: MGDIRAGLEELKLDGALFANVKYYVSGEGDPKILNLLQEGGAERSNYFCDFVTHLIAGYDALENDISAAKDLYEIPAVTQNWILFSVKCNKLLPTHYFSPEENQLFSNVRACISQVSRADSKILWATITLQGGKCQLRLDRYCTHLITGKASGLKYDAAMRHHIQIVTPDWVTECCKKVALVSEIEYHPRLLIYPSPNSSTAMITGFMDEDTENSAAQEEQDRTKAVLEQLKQRMPWNQPSPPVSSNALQVHNNANHTATTATYPNNGQNAVSLQQQQQHLPRSVASTSLSNAPSNVPSMSDQNIINQTNWMPQASQANSISQMKGISPQIQQDIPPQQQQQINMQHQMIQQQQQQQLTQQQQHLAQQQQQQLTQHQQQMQQTYTQQTLLNQTQAPQLPPQQQQIVNQQQQQQLSQQTLIQQQQQQINSQLSQHQLTPQQQLLTPQQKQMNQHQLLSQQQINQQQLSSQQAQQQQHLPQQSQQIPVQQQSQQVQLTPQQQQIVLQQLPSQQQLGAQHQLNQQQPGPPQQLTTEQRQQLILLQQQQQQQKIHQISQQLQQSAPPSSQQFVIRDGQLQQQPQNQQLIGPNQQGFIVQRDAQWQQQQYHLQLQRQQQQQIGPQRPGGQWTQQPPQPPRQLIQLDAQTHQQLQQMDPQQRAQFIQKIQKQRNLLLQRQMQSRQAQQGPHIAVIRSPGKPGQPGGLQWIQQPRPQMMGPQIAQPPGQKPVHPGVQPPALTPINSSNQVIVQSGQNVQAAPPSQTGQAFQQNQTLTPQQIAQLHMQKQQQMARLQQLQHLQQQQQQQQQQQQQQQQQQQQQQGAQQEPPLTPLSNNTPIPPDQQLVNAKTKTALANMLTNRLQGGAAEGSAAGQLRLMTAQHRPPPPPSQDPQLLAAYQRRTLGNITNGAPTGAPMKMQYAPVMQQPKAQFYGHNPNLKLPPDLFLLGCIFVIVEYDVQRPNEVSVWKQVIERHGGEVEPQYCTRATHVLAITQKHPTVVQALREGKRCVSAHWLSDVVNKQQVLPPWHALHFPTPFSLTELPCAKQIVSLSGFEGEERAKVKYMLEALGAKFTSYFSRHNTLLVCRRPDGQKYKKAREWQTAVVNAQWLTDLLCGQTSALHQLDGPKYQQFSLSNPFRLDYSLVPHLMAAWKMPINITQESYDKVKQVGQGPNSIRKSKKPRLDAPQLNKDPHLLGLDEPIVVSNPDPPPPDKQPRILFSGINPRKHAKRIRELGGALAAGWQDATHLVMSAPIRTVKLLCCLSRCKFIVTLQWLLDCSAKNTFLDESGYLLGDAEFEKNFNCNIEKALASPNRGTVLKGKIFYVTPSVIPSPSAIAEIIESAGGIMEKTRRPLTQIQEMNSTKLNYIIVTHENDLHLLSDVLHANISVFSAEIVLGAVARQYFQVDTNQA, translated from the exons ATGGGTGACATACGAGCCGGTCTTGAGGAATTAAAACTCGACGGTGCTCTGTTCGCCAATGTCAAGTACTACGTCAGTGGTGAAGGAGATCCTAAG ATCTTAAACTTATTACAAGAAGGTGGAGCAGAAAGATCCAACTATTTCTGTGATTTTGTTACACACTTAATAGCTGGCTATGATGCCcttgaaaatgatatatctGCAGCTAAAGATCTCTATGAGATTCCAGCGGTTACACAGAATTGGATTCTATTTTCtgttaaatgtaataaactCTTACC GACACATTATTTTTCCCCAgaagaaaatcaattattttccaaTGTACGAGCATGTATATCCCAAGTAAGTCGGGCAGATAGTAAAATACTTTGGGCAACGATAACGTTACAAGGAGGAAAATGTCAGTTACGTTTAGATAGATATTGTACCCATTTGATTACTGGGAAAGCTTCTGGATTGAAATATGATGCTGCAATGAGACATCATATTCAAATTGTTACTCCTGATTGGGTAACTGAATGTTGTAAAAAGGTGGCCCTTGTCAGTGAAATAGAATATCACCCAAGATTGCTTATTTATCCATCCCCAAATAGTTCTACAGCAATGATCACTGGTTTCATGGATGAGGATACAGAGAATAGTGCTGCTCAAGAAGAGCAGGATAGAACAAAAGCGGTATTAGAACAATTGAAACAACGCATGCCTTGGAATCAACCAAGTCCACCTGTATCTTCTAATGCATTACAAGTACATAACAATGCTAATCATACTGCAACAACTGCAACATATCCAAATAATGGGCAAAATGCAGTTAGTttgcagcagcaacagcagcatcTTCCACGTTCTGTTGCTTCAACAAGTTTGTCTAATGCACCTTCAAACGTTCCTTCCATGTCAgatcaaaatattatcaatcaaACCAATTGGATGCCTCAAGCTTCTCAAGCAAATAGTATTTCGCAAATGAAAGGGATCTCACCACAAATACAGCAAGATATACCTccacaacagcaacaacaaataaatatgcaaCATCAAATGatacaacagcagcagcaacagcagttaacacaacagcaacagcatctagcacaacaacagcaacaacaacttACCCAACATCAACAACAGATGCAACAAACATATACACAACAGACACTTTTGAATCAAACCCAGGCTCCACAATTACCACcccaacaacaacaaattgtaaaccaacaacaacagcaacagttGAGCCAGCAAACATTAattcaacaacaacaacagcaaatAAATTCACAGCTATCTCAACATCAGCTTACACCTCAGCAGCAATTATTGACACCTCAGCAGAAACAAATGAATCAGCATCAATTGTTGTCACAGCAGCAAATAAATCAACAACAACTTTCTTCTCAGCAAgcacagcagcaacaacattTACCTCAACAGTCACAACAAATTCCTGTGCAACAACAATCGCAACAAGTACAATTAACGCCTCAACAACAACAGATCGTTTTGCAACAGTTACCTTCTCAGCAACAACTTGGTGCACAACATCAGCTGAATCAACAACAACCAGGACCACCTCAACAACTGACTACTGAACAGAGACAGCAACTTATCTTAttacagcagcaacaacagcaacaaaaaATACATCAAATATCTCAACAATTACAACAATCTGCACCTCCAAGTTCACAGCAATTTGTTATAAGGGATGGTCAGTTACAGCAGCAACCACAGAATCAACAGTTAATAGGCCCAAATCAACAAGGTTTTATAGTTCAAAGAGATGCACAATGGCAACAGCAACAATATCATTTGCAATTGCAAaggcagcaacaacaacaaattgGTCCACAAAGACCTGGAGGACAATGGACTCAGCAGCCACCCCAACCACCTAGACAATTGATTCAATTGGATGCTCAAACGCACCAACAGTTACAACAAATGGATCCTCAACAAAGAGCACAATTCattcaaaaaattcaaaaacaacgaaatttattattgcaaAGACAAATGCAAAGTCGGCAAGCTCAACAAGGTCCACATATAGCTGTTATAAGAAGTCCTGGAAAACCAGGACAACCAGGTGGTTTACAGTGGATTCAACAGCCACGTCCACAGATGATGGGACCACAAATTGCACAGCCACCAGGACAGAAACCAGTACATCCTGGTGTACAACCTCCTGCTTTAACACCTATTAATTCTTCTAATCAAGTCATAGTACAGAGCGGGCAAAATGTACAAGCAGCTCCACCTTCTCAAACAGGACAAGCATTTCAACAGAATCAAACATTAACTCCTCAGCAAATAGCGCAATTACATAtgcaaaaacaacaacaaatggCGAGACTACAACAATTGCAACAtttacaacaacaacagcagcagcaacaacaacaacaacagcaacagcagcagcagcaacaacagcaacaaggGGCTCAGCAAGAACCACCATTAACACCTTTATCAAATAACACTCCAATTCCTCCAGATCAGCAGCTTGTAAATGCTAAAACAAAAACTGCATTAGCAAATATGTTAACAAATAGACTGCAAGGTGGTGCAGCAGAAGGTAGTGCTGCTGGTCAATTAAGATTAATGACTGCACAACATagaccaccacctccaccttcCCAGGATCCTCAACTGTTAGCAGCATATCAAAGAAGAACTTTAGGGAACATAACAAATGGTGCACCAACAGGTGCTCCTATGAAAATGCAATATGCTCCTGTTATGCAACAACCTAAAGCTCAGTTTTATGGACATAATccaaatttaaaat tgCCAccagatttatttttattgggtTGTATTTTCGTAATCGTTGAATACGATGTTCAACGTCCTAATGAAGTATCAGTTTGGAAACAAGTGATTGAAAGACACGGAGGAGAGGTAGAACCGCAATATTGTACTCGTGCTACGCATGTTCTAGCAATTACACAAAAGCATCCAACAGTGGTGCAAGCATTACGAGAAGGAAAACGTTGTGTTAGTGCTCATTGGCTATCCGATGTCGTTAACAAACAACAAGTACTACCTCCATGGCATGCACTGCATTTTCCAACTCCCTTTAGTTTAACTGAACTTCCATGTGCAAAACAAATTGTATCTTTATCTGGATTCGAAGGAGAAGAACGAgcgaaagtaaaatatatgttagAAGCATTAGGTGCCAAATTTACAAGTTATTTTTCAAGACATAATACATTACTCGTATGTAGAag aCCAGAtggacaaaaatataaaaaggcaCGCGAATGGCAAACGGCAGTAGTAAATGCACAATGGTTAACAGATTTACTCTGTGGGCAGACAAGTGCATTGCATCAATTGGATGGTCCAAAATATCAACAATTTAGTCTTAGTAATCCATTCAGATTGGATTATTCATTAGTACCGCATCTTATgg CTGCATGGAAAATGCCAATTAATATCACACAAGAATCTTATGACAAAGTTAAGCAAGTTGGACAGGGTCCAAATTCTATAAGAAAATCTAAAAAGCCTCGTTTGGATGCACCCCAATTAAATAAAGATCCACATCTTTTAGGATTAGATGAACCAATAGTTGTTAGTAATCCAGATCCTCCCCCACCAGATAAACAACCAAGGATTTTATTTTCTGGTATTAATCCTAGAAAACATGCcaag AGAATTCGAGAATTAGGAGGTGCTCTTGCAGCTGGTTGGCAAGATGCCACACATCTTGTAATGTCAGCACCAATTCGTACAGTGAAATTATTGTGTTGTCTCTCTCGatgtaaatttattgttaCTCTTCAATGGTTACTTGATTGTTCAgcaaaaaatactttcttgGATGAGAGCGGATATCTTTTAGGGGATGcagaatttgaaaagaattttaattgtaatatagAAAAGGCTTTGGCAAGTCCTAATCGGGGTACAGTACTTAAG ggcaaaatattttatgtgacACCAAGTGTCATTCCATCTCCGTCGGCTATAGCGGAAATAATTGAAAGTGCAGGCGGTATAATGGAAAAGACACGAAGACCTCTTACACAAATACAAGAGATGAATAGTAccaaattaaattacataatcGTAACTCATGAAAAtgatcttcatcttctttccgATGTTTTACATGCTAATATCA GCGTGTTCAGTGCAGAAATTGTCTTAGGAGCAGTCGCACGACAATACTTCCAAGTTGATACAAATCAAGCATAA
- the LOC127072120 gene encoding tectonic-like complex member MKS1 isoform X1 — protein MANIQGRKKIAASYRVKEPIRNFKIRVRVAQQKSLLADLFDTENDTRDPNYLEEDERIFRWQEKIFSPFEIEFYNDEKNCVNESQRKYHELIKEKNLQASRLYTYTETDTYYPDENLLTKPYQSYLSIKNQFALPAILNRKPFTLRYNKNVIDDRINDKRIRSNHYFYMERSTMYILVDLSGKDKSDLFHASDVDTETLLCRITYDKMHNILTMYPDFTSDESYMLTTDTGIRYDYWLEHISEIQSTSELEQQQEELRQEMQKLLMYKAAEIPNEIEVTVPNILQIFLNINIVSAHNFSYNGLFITYYIVLPKDWSTKQKERLIGRTQKCYLKDKTAYFDYIMEILLDLHLNILTKNAPITKWPSLLISVASLDSWTRYRIEGYGVVPISLSPGTHELSIPTWRPAGNIVDSLRRFFTGGTYELEDITHCGIPPVYESTTLDKSNLKVVSSGYVKINMNIVHRYNVNTINTNFESKSFERENVNALMNNVENVFEQFKAARERMLQIRNANL, from the exons ATGGCAAATAttcaaggaagaaaaaagatcgctGCGAGTTATCGAGTTAAGGAACCTATACGTAACTTTAAAATAAG AGTTAGAGTCGCCCAACAGAAGTCTTTGCTGGCCGACTTGTTCGATACCGAGAACGATACAAGAGATCCGAATTATTTGGAAGAAGACGAACGTATTTTTAGATGGCAAGAGAAGATCTTCAGTCCCTTCGAAATTGAATTTTAcaacgacgaaaaaaattgcGTTAACGAGtctcaaagaaaatatcatgAACTCatcaaggaaaaaaatttgcaaGCCTCGCGTTTGTATACTTATACGGAAACAGATACGTATTATCCCGATGAAAATCTGCTTACGAAGCCTTACCAATCATATTTgtcaattaaaaatcaatttgcaTTGCCAGCAATACTAAATCGTAAACCGTTCACACTGAGGTACAATAAAAATGTGATCGATGATAGAATCAATGATAAGAGAATACGTTccaatcattatttttatatggaaCGTAgtacaatgtatatattagtAGATTTAAGTGGAAAGGATAAATCAGATTTGTTTCATGCATCTGACGTTGATACAGAAACACTTTTATGTAGAATTACTTATGATAAAATGCATAACATTCTTACTATGTACCCTGATTTTACTTCTGATGAATCTTATATGCTTACCACTGATACTGGTATTAGATATGATTATTGGCTTGAACATATTTCTGAAATTCAATCTACATCGGAGTTGGAACAGCAACAAGAAGAATTACGACAA GAGATGCAAAAACTTTTGATGTATAAAGCTGCTGAGATACCTAATGAAATAGAAGTAACAGTGCCAAACATAttacaaatctttttaaacATAAACATTGTTTCTGCAcacaatttttcttacaatGGTTTATTCATAACTTATTATATCGTTCTGCCAAAAGATTGGAGTACGAAGCAAAAAGAACGATTAATTGGGAGGACACagaaatgttatttaaaagataaaactgCATACTTTGATTATATCATGGAAATATTATTGGATTTGCATCTAAATATATTAACTAAAAATGCACCTATTACAAAATGGCCATCTTTGTTAATATCAGTAGCGTCTCTTGATAGTTGGACCAG ataccGTATAGAAGGATATGGAGTAGTACCTATATCGTTATCACCAGGTACACATGAATTATCTATACCCACTTGGAGGCCAGCTGGGAATATTGTTGATTCCCTTCGTCGATTTTTTACAGGTGGTACTTATGAATTGGAAGATATTACACATTGTGGAATTCCACCGGTATACGAGAGTACGACGTTagataaatcaaatttaaaagTTGTATCAAGTGgttatgttaaaataaatatgaatattgttcatcgatataatgtaaatacaattaatacaaattttgaaAGCAAAtcttttgaaagagagaatgttaaTGCACTTATGAACAATGTAGAAAATGTTTTTGAACAATTCAAAGCAGCTAGAGAACGTATGTTACAAATTAGAAATGCAAATTTATGA
- the LOC127072121 gene encoding rhomboid-related protein 2-like isoform X1 yields the protein MFYPQRIIRQISEISYVGSFKLIRMATNQEGETGITIPLQFNDTHWKSIFEKYDLDGDGKISYQELKAMIRASAYSNDIPANVVRIIMRKADLDDSGYLEYPEFIAMIHRKDMQGVFGHLVQRYVHSMVPQRPTAAQYSTQTSSDFPDGQYEEEYSCRPPAVAMIIISMLEIILFLYDVVEHKSLSMDGPAATLFIYDPHKRYQAWRYLTYMFVHVGVLHLVVNLLVQIMLGIPLEMVHKWWRVLIIYIAGVIAGSLGTSVSDPTVYLAGASGGVYALITAHVATILMNWSEMEFAVLQLLVFLVVTTVDVGQAIYSRYVEVESNNQIGYVAHLAGAVAGLLVGINVLRNLEVKTWEKVVWWASIITYTILMTAAILWNILYPSYYGRV from the exons ATGTTTTATCCACAGAGAATAATAAGACAAATTTCAGAAATTTCCTATGTGGG aagttTCAAACTGATCAGGATGGCGACTAATCAGGAAGGAGAGACCGGGATAACTATTCCTTTACAATTTAACGATACG CATTGGAAATctatctttgaaaaatatgacCTAGATGGAGATGGAAAAATCTCGTATCAAGAATTGAAAGCTATGATACGAGCTTCCGCTTATTCCAATGATATTCCCGCTAATGTTGTCCGTATAATAATGCGTAAAGCAGATTTAGACGATTCGGGGTATTTAGAATACCCAGAATTCATTGCTATG ATTCATAGGAAAGATATGCAAGGAGTATTTGGTCATCTTGTACAACGTTATGTACACTCTATGGTGCCTCAAAGACCAACCGCTGCACAATATTCTACTCAAACTTCCAGCGATTTTCCTGATGGGCaatatgaagaagaatatAGTTGTAGACCACCTGCTGTGGCAATGATAATCATATCGATGTtagagattattttatttttatacgacgTAGTTGAACATAAATCTCTTTCCATGGATGGACCAGCAgcaactttatttatttacgatccTCACAAAAGATACCAAGCATGGAGGTATTTGACATATATGTTTGTTCATGTTGG AGTTCTCCATTTGGTGGTTAACTTATTGGTGCAAATTATGCTGGGCATACCTTTGGAAATGGTTCATAAATGGTGGagagtattaattatatacatagcaGGAGTGATAGCTGGATCTCTTGGAACTTCGGTTTCAGATCCTACTGTTTATTTAGCAGGAGCATCCGGTGGTGTGTATGCATTAATCACCGCGCATGTAGCAACGATATTGATGAATTGGTCAGAAATGGAATTTGCCGTCCTTCAATTATTAGTGTTCCTTGTTGTAACTACAGTTGACGTAGGTCAAGCAATATATAGTCGTTACGTTGAAGTAGAATCCAACAATCAGATTGGGTACGTAGCTCATTTGGCTGGAGCTGTAGCTGGACTTCTTGTTGGTATAAACGTGCTTCGTAATCTGGAAGTAAAAACTTGGGAAAAAGTCGTTTGGTGGGCtagtattattacatatacaatTCTTATGACAGCAGCTATTTTgtggaatattttatatccatCGTATTATGGAAGAGTATAA